AGCGTTGGTGTCGATGCTGACCAATGCCCTTGCAACAGCGCCCGACGCCTCCTGACGCGACCTGGTTAGCCCTGTTGACGCCGCACTACTTGGCCGTCATAGCGGCGGATGGACGGACAGCGCGAACCGGCTCCGCATCGCGACCGCCGCGGTAGCGTCGCGTTATGGAGGATCGGGCCGCATCCAGATACGTGGACCTTGTCGTTCCAGCTCTCCTGTTCGGAGGGAATGCGAGAGGTCTACTCGAGTGGATGCGCTTGAAGGGGAACCCTGTCTCCGGGCGGCCTGGAGCGTGGCGAGTTTGTACCGAGGAGCGCTACCTGAGGCAGGCCCGCCCCGGGCTGCTGCGTTACAGGAGGCTTGCTGGGGCCGGTATCGCGAGCCAAATCCTTGAGGTACTGGGCTCACCCGCCCGCGGTGCCACGTTCGAGGCGGGAGCTGAGGCCATCGAGCGTGTGAATGCCATGGGCGAACGTTTGGACGAGTCTTCGGAGATCGTCGACATGTTCACGCATGTGAAACTCTCAGCAATGGTGGCGCCAGACGCGGAACTCCCTAGCGTCCTCACGGTCGCGTTCGACGCGATTCGCGACGTCCCTCTTGCGGACGACCCTGCATCGCGGCCGTTCGAGGACGCCGGCGTCCACTTGGCACAACGGGACCCAGCAATGACGCATCGGATCAAACTTCCATCCGTGCTATTGCGCTTCGAGTACGACGAACGTTTGACCGAGGGCGAGGTCCCGAGCCTCGCTCCAGAATCGGGTGACGACCCAGGATTCGCCGCCGCGTTCGATCTCCACAGCGGCATGCTGATGCTGGAGGTGTTCTTCGGCCCTCTTGCCGGCTGTCTGAGCCCATACTTTTGGTGTCTGCTTGTGCCGAGGAACCATGGGGTGCTGATAGTCGATCTCGGGGTAACGCTTATTGGTACCCGGTCGGAGGCGAGCGAGTTGCTGCAGATCTTGCCGACCTACGGAAATGAGCGCGAAGCACCCCGTCCTCGCCCATCAAAAGGTGCCTACGGTTCGGCGGTCGCATGGTGGACCGACCGACTCGATGATCTGTTCGGTGTGCTCACCGATCCATCGGTATTCGCGGACCGCGACGGCAACTACCGCGCCACTACCCATTTACATGCGCTGCTTACCTTCGAACAGCTCTTCACTCGCGTTGTGTCGATCCAGGGCGCCGCTCGAGATACGCAAGCTTCTCGGGCACTGTTGTTCTCTGTCCTGGACACCCTTCAGCGAATCACCGCCAGGCCGATCGAGAAGCACTGCTCGTCAGTGTTCGCGGCTAAGACGATCGAACGCCTTGAGCAATCGATGCCCGCCTCCGCCCAAGAGCTGCTCCTGTGGGGCCCAAGACGAGCTGTCGCAGCGCTTATCGAGGTCCAGCAGGGGTTCTTCCTCCGCGGGTTGACCGGGGACCAAATCCGCATACGCGACGATCGTGGTTCCGAGCGCTGGCTGAACCTCGACACGGCGGCAGCCCATTATCTGAAGGTCTTGCGAGACGCAACCCACGGGCATGGCTCCAATAGAGACAACTCCAAGGGCAAGACGAACTCTCTCCTCGCTCAACATGACGGGCGAATCCCACATGAGATCGCAGGTCTCGGGTTCCTTTACATGCTGGATGTCCTCGCCAATCCCGGTCATCTCCACCGAGTCTTGTCCAGTCATGCCATATAGGGGCTAGGTCGATGCCTATAGGCGAGGGCGGAATCCGTAGCTCGATAGTCAACTATTCAACGAATCCCATGCGCCCACTCAGTCTGGGCAGGTACGCGGATTGGAGTCAGCCTCTGAGGGTGCAATTGAGGCGGACGGGCTGGTCTGTAGGCCGGGTTCTGTCCCGTCTCACGACGGGGGCGACCATCCATCTAGGACGACCGTTGCCGGCCGCCTCCAGCGGTCTACCCGCGTGCTCGGGCGGGCCGCCCTCAGTCGCACGCGCGCCCGGCACCGAGGTGCCGGACTTCTTGACCTTGCTCCGGGTGGGGTTTACCGAGCCGGTCCGGTCGCCCGGACCGCTGGTGGTCTCTTGCACCACCGTTTCACCCTTACCGGTCCTCGAGAGGCCCGGCGGTCTGTTTTCTGTGGCACTGTCCCGCGGGTCTCCCCGGGTGGCTGTTAGCCACCACCCTGCCCTTCGGAGCCCGGACCTTCCTCGGCGCACCCCGCGAGGGGTACGACGCGGTCGCCCGACCAGCCCGTCCGCCCGCCAATTCTGGCACAGGCGGGGGCCGCGTCAGGCCAGCCGCGTCACATCCACCTGCACGAACATCGACGACGTACCGCCGCCGGAGAAGATGCCCGACAGTGGCTTCACGTCGAGGTAGTCGCGGCCGGTGGCCACCACCACCCAACGCTCGCCGGGCTCGAGGTCGTTGGTGGGGTCGAAGCCGTGCCAGCCGTCGTCCCACCACTCCACCCAGGCGTGCGACTCGCCCTGCACGGTCTCGCCGATCACCGGGTCGGTCGTGGGGTGCAGGTAGCCCGAGACGTAGCGCACCGGGATCCGCAGCGTCCGCAGCCCACCGATCACCAGGTGGGCCATGTCCTGGCACACCCCGCCGCCGGCCTCCCAGGCGTCCGCCGCCGAGGAGAACACGTCGGTGGCGCTCGTCTGGTACTCGACCTCGCTGTGCACCAGGTCGCACACGGCCCGCGCCGCTTCACCGGGGCGGGAGGCGTCACGGCGGATCTCCTGCACCCGCCGCGCGAAGTCCTCGGGCGGCGCCACCATGTCGGGCAGCTCGAGGTACTCGGTCCAGCGGTCCGCGACCTCGGGCGCCGCGAGGTCCTCCCACGACAGCCGCGGCTCCGGGCCGGCGCCCCGCTGGGTGTGCACCGTGGACGTCGCGGTCACCGTCATCGACTCGTGCGGGTCGAGGACCTCGAAGGCCGTGACCTCGTTGCCGAAGTAGTCGCGGTACTCGTAGGTCCACGGCGTCGGCGAGACCTCGAGCCGGGTGTGCACCACGAGCTGCTCCGGCGTCGTCTGCGGCGTCATCCGCGCCTGGTTGTAGGACGCGGTCGCCTTGCCTTCGTACTCGAACCCCGTCGTGTGGACGATCTTCAGCTCCATCAGATCCTGACCCCCGACCAGTCCTTGGTCTCGGCCCCGGCGAAGAACCGCCGGGTGACCGCCTCCGTCGCCAGTGCGCACGTGCGTTGCAGCCGTTCCATCTCCGCCGGCAGGTCGGCCAGCACGTCGGAGAGCGAGCGGTACTCCAGCTCGGCGCGGGTACGACCGAGCAGCCGCTGCGCGTCGTTGCTGATGCCGGCCCGCGAGCCCGACGCCTCGAGGTTGTCGAGACACTGCTCGGCCCGGTTGAGCGCGAACACCACCGACCGCGGGAACAACCGGTCGAGCAGCAGGAACTCCGCCGCGCCGCGCTCGGTCTCGAGCCCCTTGTAGGTGCGCAGGAACGCCTCGTAGCCGCCGCAGGCGTGCAGCGTGCTCGTCCACGGCGCGCCGATGCCGCCGGCGAGGGCCGCGGTTGCGACCAGCCGCGAGGTCATGTCGGCCCGCTCGATGCTGCGGCCCAGCACCATGAACTGCCAGCCCTCGTCGCGGGTCATCGTCGCGTCGGCGGCGCCGTTGATCAGCGCCGCCCGGTCCCGCACCCAGCGGTAGGTGTTGTGGCCGCGCAGCATCCGGAACTGGCCGGAGGCCACGCCACGGTACGTCGTGTTGAGCGCCTCCCACATCGCCACCGAGAGCGTCTCGCGTGCCCGGCGGGCGCTCTCCCGGGCGGCCCCGAGCACGGCCGCCACCGAGGCGGGGGAGGTGCTGTCGTAGGCCAGCATCTCCAGCATCAACGCCGTGTCGACCGGGGTGTCGGCGGGTGCGGGCACCCCCATGATCGACAGCAGGTTGCGGCAGGTGACCTCCTCCTCGCCGGCGGAGTCCTCCATCAGCAGCTGCGTCTGGACGTCGAGGATCCGCGCGGTGTCCTCGGCACGCTCGACGTAGCGGCCGATCCAGAACATGGACTCGGCGATGCGGCTCAGCACGTCGCGACCTCCTCGTCGCCCGGGGTCGTCCGTTGCTGTTGCTGCTGTTGTTGCTGCTCGACGGTGCTGGTGAGGTCGTCCATCGCCGGGCCGGTGCTCTGGGGCGGCGCCAGGTGGTCCTGCTCGACGTGGTGGGGCCGGCTGCCGGAGCCCGTGCCGGCGAGGACCCAGGTGTCCTTGGAGCCACCACCGCGGGAGGAGTTCACGATCAGCTCGCCCTCGGCCAGCGCGACGCGGGTCAGGCCGCCGGGCAGCACCCACACCCGGTTGCCGTCGTTGACCGCGAACGGCCGGAGGTCGACGTGGCGCGGCCCGAGCCGGCCGTCGACGAACGTGGGCACGGTCGAGAGCTGCACGACCGGCTGGGCGATCCAGGCGCGGGGGTCCTCGAGCACCTTGGTCCGCAGCTCGTCGAGCTCCTTCTTGTCCGCACGCGGCCCGATCACGATGCCCTTGCCGCCGGAGCCGTCCACGGGCTTGAGCACGAGCTCGTCGAGGCGGTCCATGACCTCCTCGCGGGCGTCGGCGTCACCCACCCGCCAGGTGTCGACGTTGTTGAGGATCGGTTCCTCGGACAGGTAGTAGCGGATCAGGTCGGGGAGGTAGGTGTAGACGAGCTTGTCGTCGGCGACGCCGTTGCCGACCGCGTTGGCGATGGTCACCTGACCGGCGCGCGCGGCGTCGATCAGGCCGGGACAGCCCAGCAGCGAGTCGCCGCGGAAGTGGACGGGGTCGAGGAACTCGTCGTCGACGCGGCGGTAGATCACGTGCACCGGCTCCAGGCCGTTGGTGGTGCGCATCATCAACCGACCGCGGCGGCACTCGAGGTCGCGGCCCTCGACCAGCTCGACGCCCATGGTGCGGGCGAGCAGGGCGTGCTCGAAGTAGGCGCCGTTGTAGACGCCCGGGGTCAGCACGGCGACGGTCGGGTCGGCGACACCGGCGGGAGCGGCGGCGCGGAGGGCGGCCAGCAGCCGCTGGGGGTACGACGCCACGGGCCGGATCCGGTGCTCGGCGAACGGCTCGGGCAGCGCGGAGGCGATCGCCCGCCGGTTGGTCATCACGTAGGACACCCCGGACGGGACGCGGACGTTGTCCTCGAGGACCCGGAACTCGCCGGCGTTGTCGCGGATCAGGTCGATGCCGGACACGTGCACCCGCACGCCGTTGGCGGGACGGATCCCGGCGGAGGCCCGGTGGAAGTGGGAGGAGGTGGCGACGACGCTGCGCGGCACGACCCCGTCGAGGAAGACCTGCCCGGCGTCGTACACGTCCTCGAGGAAGCGCTCCAGGGTCCGCACCCGCTGCTGGACGCCGTGCTCGATGGTCGACCAGGTCTCCATCTCGATGACGCGGGGGAGGATGTCGAGCGGGAAGGCCCGCTCCTCTCCGCCGATGTCGAACGTGACGCCCTGGTCGAGGTAGCTGGTCTGCAGCGACTCCAGCCGGCCTGCGAGCTCCGGGACGGTGACGTCGTGGAGGGAGGCGCGCAGCCGTTCGTACGGCGCCCGCAGCGATGGTCCGTCGAACATCTCGTCGAAGGCCGGACCGTCCGACCCCTGGTAGTCCTCGAACATGGCCGTCATGCACCGACCCTAGCCGGGCGCGACGGAGGAGCGCGCGGCGTGGGTCGGTGGGTTGAGCAAGACCGCGACCGAGCCTGCGAGGTCACGACGGCGCGTCGAGACCCAGGCCCGTAGCGGCACCGTTCGGGGGCGCGCCGCCGGCCACTCGGGCCGGTCAGGATCTCCGCGCACGGACCCGCCACCACCACACGTGCGCGGTCGGCCCGGTGAGAGCCCCCAGCAGCAGCACCGGCACGAACACTCCCGTGTGGGCGGCGATGGTGT
The genomic region above belongs to Nocardioides coralli and contains:
- a CDS encoding alpha-E domain-containing protein; this encodes MLSRIAESMFWIGRYVERAEDTARILDVQTQLLMEDSAGEEEVTCRNLLSIMGVPAPADTPVDTALMLEMLAYDSTSPASVAAVLGAARESARRARETLSVAMWEALNTTYRGVASGQFRMLRGHNTYRWVRDRAALINGAADATMTRDEGWQFMVLGRSIERADMTSRLVATAALAGGIGAPWTSTLHACGGYEAFLRTYKGLETERGAAEFLLLDRLFPRSVVFALNRAEQCLDNLEASGSRAGISNDAQRLLGRTRAELEYRSLSDVLADLPAEMERLQRTCALATEAVTRRFFAGAETKDWSGVRI
- a CDS encoding transglutaminase family protein — translated: MELKIVHTTGFEYEGKATASYNQARMTPQTTPEQLVVHTRLEVSPTPWTYEYRDYFGNEVTAFEVLDPHESMTVTATSTVHTQRGAGPEPRLSWEDLAAPEVADRWTEYLELPDMVAPPEDFARRVQEIRRDASRPGEAARAVCDLVHSEVEYQTSATDVFSSAADAWEAGGGVCQDMAHLVIGGLRTLRIPVRYVSGYLHPTTDPVIGETVQGESHAWVEWWDDGWHGFDPTNDLEPGERWVVVATGRDYLDVKPLSGIFSGGGTSSMFVQVDVTRLA
- a CDS encoding circularly permuted type 2 ATP-grasp protein; the protein is MTAMFEDYQGSDGPAFDEMFDGPSLRAPYERLRASLHDVTVPELAGRLESLQTSYLDQGVTFDIGGEERAFPLDILPRVIEMETWSTIEHGVQQRVRTLERFLEDVYDAGQVFLDGVVPRSVVATSSHFHRASAGIRPANGVRVHVSGIDLIRDNAGEFRVLEDNVRVPSGVSYVMTNRRAIASALPEPFAEHRIRPVASYPQRLLAALRAAAPAGVADPTVAVLTPGVYNGAYFEHALLARTMGVELVEGRDLECRRGRLMMRTTNGLEPVHVIYRRVDDEFLDPVHFRGDSLLGCPGLIDAARAGQVTIANAVGNGVADDKLVYTYLPDLIRYYLSEEPILNNVDTWRVGDADAREEVMDRLDELVLKPVDGSGGKGIVIGPRADKKELDELRTKVLEDPRAWIAQPVVQLSTVPTFVDGRLGPRHVDLRPFAVNDGNRVWVLPGGLTRVALAEGELIVNSSRGGGSKDTWVLAGTGSGSRPHHVEQDHLAPPQSTGPAMDDLTSTVEQQQQQQQQRTTPGDEEVATC